cgagtctaagaaacctaaaatgggtgacaagaaaacaccgagtgagtttgtaactcaagaagtcataagcattccacaaccatccattaataaaattatcataaaatgaaataatgatacaaggccaagtgttccaccataccgaactataccatagttccttagatcttcggatcaatctcataccaagtcatacatttacatttcatatactgttcaataggatatttgaggcaatttccatacatcatttcatttccgcaacaatcatgcaatcaaatgaactttcatctattccacgataccttatttacggaatgcaatagaaatcatcacatagatttaaatcttaccaactccacccgagcatgaacatagcatctattagccatgaactcaaggtacttactctttccgctgtccatactcatctcgataaagtcacgcctccatataaatgttcaatcggagatatgtgtagagttcgcacacatagtgcttaatactcaatcacgcacacttagtgccatgtgattcaagcccacacacatagtgccatatagtccaaactcgcacacttagtgccatacattacaagctcgcacactcagtgccaatctcgtcaccgtacacatctatttctcgcacacttagtgccgaagcaaacttcctacacatttcactatctcttttatgttcaacaatatcatcttttcatacacatacatttgtatatatttcatctctttaaacacaattgcatagatattacactcatttaagcaatatcaaatatatgcttaatgacttaccttatgttgggtaaaatagtccaagtcggctactcgatgaccttcgtctttcccttgcttgattctccttctttaactccttgagcttaatcaataaatcaactagtttaaccatcttgctaaacattcataatttaattacacatgcatatgtatgtttgtatattcgcaaccatcctcacttattacccattcaggtcaacaatctaagccaagataaggcttcaatatggttgcctctaaccgaatacatgcacaccaatttccctcatgtggcgaatatgcatgtccatgttgaggccatttatgcacttattaccacacaaaacagcatacattttactaactaatacctttccatattgtaactcaatacacatctatcatttccttcataaccaaacatcatcataagtaagtatataccttaagatagtatatatgtcatgccaatacatcatgctcaaacatatatacatatatgtatgctagagccgaatctcaagttgattgtaactaaacatgaacatgatttgaaacacaaatcttactctccatgcaaagggcataaatcacacttggggatgtaccatggcgaatacatcacacaccataattttggtcatgattacacaaagaacttagtatatcattcaaaaatgctcaaagaaaatctaagagtcctcaatccaccatcacatgtatcatcatcaagcttcatatttaacatgcaatggcattaactcaaaatccaccttggccaaataccatccccatgatataacaaagatttgaaccatggggtaataagaacatcaagttagcaaccaaaaacatgcatgaatctcatggcacaacatcaaacataccttaatcttgatgcaaatatagccaaacctcttcctaatcctcttccaacccaagcatgaagcaaaattcctcccttcccctctagtattttcggtcaagagagaatgaaatggatgagcaatatttttttcttttcttttcttccatgtacggcaatgggggggttcactcacacacacatttttttttcctttctttactacccatgcttatttgtttattatttccctaatgcaccaacaaaacatgtttcatgacatgtttagcccatactccttgtcatggccgaccatcacttgtaaaaggggtatttgacatgcaaggccattgttttgcatgcatgctttaattagtcatcatacatttccccatcatactttcaaagttttctactaggtcctttctagtgaaattcacatttataactctaaattaaagcatcaaaatgtcacatatgagttaacacatattataggcatcaaaataaatatcaaattatttttatgcctcggttttgtggtcctgaaaccacattccgactagggtcgttttaaggctgtcacatgatGAAATCTTAGTACATCTCACGATGGCCAAGACCAGTTTTGAAGTTTGGACAATCATTGAACGACGTTTTGGTGTGAAGTCTATTGTTAAAATTTCTGGTATGCGTCATGCCTTGTATTCTCTCAAGAAGGCAAATCTTTCAGTAAAAGACTACTTGGCCAAGGTGAAAATGTTGTGTGATAGCCTGATTGCTACTAGCAGTCCAATATCTGAACAAGAACAGGTTAGTATAATTTTAGCTGACCTCTCGATAGAATATGAATCTATTCGAATTTTTGCCTCGGCGACACCAGTATCACTTGAACTCTTAATTGATATGTTAATTGACTGTGAGTCATGACAACTAGCTCTTCTAACAGAGACATCGTTCCAAGCAAATCTGGCTTCTCATCTCAAACAAGCCATTGATGGAAATTCAACACATACTGGGACTTCAAATCACTACCAGCAGGAGTATAAGCCTGGTCATCGGGTCATGGTCGTGGTTGGTCTCGTGGCAGGGGCCGTGTGAGTAGTCGTGGCTGGTCTCGCTCTAAGCCTCAGTGTCAACTCTGTGGCAAGATCGATCACTTAGTTCAGACCTATTATCATCATTTCGATGAGACTTTTTTAGGGGTCGACTCAATCAGCAAATGTCTGTTAATTGCCATCAGTTACAAGATCAGGATGGCTCCTCTACTCGATCTTGTTCTCGTAAATGCAACTCCTATTGGCAGCCTTCTTCTCAACCTTCATTTCCTCCAGATTCTGATCAAGGATGGTATCCTGATTCTGGAGCTACAAACCATATCACACTAGATATATCAGCCCTTACGAATGTTGCTCCTTATGCAGGTACGAGTCATGTGTCCATGGGAAATCGTCTCTATTGCTAATGTAGGATCTGCCAGTCTGTTGGCTGGTTCTAGGCTGCTGCGTCTTCAAAATGTTCTCCATGTTCCTCCTGTTTGTAAAAATTTACTTTCTGTTGGTCAGTTTGCTAGAGATAATGCGGTGTATTTTGAATTTCACCCGTTCTTGTGTTATGTGAAGGATATAAAGACAAAGAAAACACTCCTAGTGAGCCACATGCGTGATGGTCTTTACAGGTTCGATGTGTCCAACTCATCTCCTTCCTCATCTGGTGTGCCTTCACAACCCACCTCGACGTTCTTGGGTGCAGCTCGAGTTTCCTCTTCCACTGATCTATGGCACAAAAGACTTGGGCACCCCTGTCCCAATGTGCTTGGGGTTGTTTTGCGAGACTGTAATATTCCGTTTAGTAGAAAAAATATGTTGAATGTTTGCTTAGCTTGTCAGTTTGGCAAAGCCCATAGGCTATCTTTTAAAGCTTCTAGCACAGTGTACTCAGCACCTTTTGAATTAGTAGAATCCGATGTTTGGGGTCCTTCTCATGTTCAATCAAATGGTTTTGTCTACTATGTTTCCTTTGTAGATATGTACAGTCGATACACCTGGGTTTATTTTCTGCGGTCAAAGGCAAATGTGATTCAGTGTTTTCTGCAGTTCAAACAGATGTCCAAGTTCAATTTGGTGGTTTCATTAAAATGTTTCAATCTGACTGGGGAGGAGAATATCGTTCGTTGTCTAGGGAACTTGCCCGTCTTGGCATTCAACATAGGGTCACTTGCCCTTACACTTCTGAGCAAAATGGGGCTGTTGAAAGGAAGCATCATCAGATCGTTGACATGGGACTGACTCTTCTTGCTCAAGCAGGTTTACCGGGACTGACTCTTCTTGCTCAAGCAGGTTTACCTCTGAAATTTTGGTCGTATGCTTTTGCGCATGCTGTTCACCTGATAAATAGATTACCAACACCTATTCTACAGCAACGAAGTCCCTATGAAATGTTATACAAAGTCAAATCGACCTATTCACATGTTAAAGTTTTTGGCTATGCCTGTTACCCCTGGTTGAGGCCTTATCATCCCAATAAACTACAATTTCGGTCCAGTCTCTGTACTTTTCTTGGCTTTGGACCCAACCACAAAGGGTATCAGTGTCTTAACAAGCATGGTCGGGTGTTTATCTCCAGGCATGTTACATTTGATGAAGCTCTTTTTCCCTATCAAACTGCATTCTCCTCTGAACAGTCAGCTCGAGGGGTTCCTTATCGGTCTCCCTTTCCCATGGTGATTCAAGGTTCTTCTTTAGTGCCTCCAAGTTCCTCGTCTCTGGAACATGGTCATTCGACACATGAGGAGCTTGCTCTCTCGGCCCTTGAGGAACGTGGTCTCTCAGCACATTCAGCACATGCGGACGGTGTTGCTCAACCACAGACTCGAGTGGACTCTTCTGTCCAACAATCTGCTTCTAGCCTTGGTATTGGTCAATCACAGTCTCGAGTGGACTCTCCAGTACAACAATCTGTTTCTAGTCACCCTTGCTCGCCTACCTCGGAACCTTGCTCTTCCTCTTCTACTGGGCACGTTTAGCCTCGTACTAATACACATCCGATGCAAACTAGGTCCAAAAGTGGGATTTTTAAGCCACGATTATTCACTTCAGTTCTTACTGCTTATGAGCCTACTTCCATCATTGAAGCATTTCAAAGCCCTGCCTGGACAGCAGCTGCTCACACTGAGTACACTGCTCTACTCGCGAACCATACTTGGGATCTTGTGCCTCTACCTATTGGCAGGAAAGCAGTGGGTTGTAAGTGGATCTTTAAGATTAAACGAAATGCTGATGGGTCTGTCGCTCGGTACAAAGGTCGGTTAGTGGTCAAGGGTTATCTCCAAGAGACTGGTGTTGACTTTCGGAACATTTTTAGCCCTGTTGTCAAGCCAACAACGGTCCGTGTGGTGCTAGCTCTTGCGATCTCAATGGCGTGGACTCTTCGTCGGGTCGACATCAACAATGCCTTCCTGAATGGTGATTTACAGGAAGAAATATATATGGTGCAGCCACCAGGGTTTGAGCAACTTGGGGACAATGGTCAACCGCTGGTGTGTCGTTTAAGGAAAGCACTATATGGCCTTAAGCAAGCCCCTCGGGCTTGGTTTCATAAGCTCAAGGAGTTCTTAGTTGATACAGGGTTTGTTGCCTCAAAAGCTGACACTTCCCTATTTGTTTCTAAATCGGGCTCCCAGCTCATGTATGTTTTAGTCTATGTCGACAATATTATAGTTACTGGAAACAACAATCAAGCTATAGATCAGTTCGTACAGAAGCTTGATGATAAATTTTCTTTGAAAGATCTTGGCCAACTTAACTACTTTCTTGGTATGGAAGTCCAGTACACCACCACTGGTATTTTTCTTAGCCAACGAAAGTATATACTGGATTTGTTGCGAAGGGCTTCTATGGAGGGGTCTAAAGCTACACCTACGCCTATGATCACGACATGTCAATTGTCAGCCACTGAAGGACAACCTGTTGAAAATGTTTCTTTGTACAGGAGCATTGTTGGGGCGTTGCAGTATGTGGTTATTACCAGACCTGATATTGCTTTTGCGGTTAACAAAGTGTGCCAGTTTATACACAACCTTTTGGATGTGCACTTCAAAGCAGTCAAGAGAATCTTGCGTTATTTGCATGGGACCTTGGATCATGGGTTACATTTTACAAAGAACTCGAAGCTCTTACTTGAAGGATTTTCTGATGCCAGCTGGGGGTCTGACATTAATGATCGCCAGTCCACATCCAGTTACTGCGTCTTTCTCGGAGGGAGTCCAATCTCCTGGAGCTCCAGAAAGCAGCAAGTCGTCTCCCGATCGACTGCTGAGGCTGAATACAGAAGCCTCACCCATGTTATTGCTGAGATGATATGGATCCAGTCGTTGTTAACTGAACTAGGAGTTTCTCTTCGCGGCAAAGCTCTTGTGTGGTGTGATAGTTCAGCAGCTGTGGCAGTAGTAGGAAATCCAGTGTTGCACTCAAAATTTAAACACGTTGAATTGGATCTCTTCTTTGTAAGGGAGAAAGTTGCTCAAGGTCTGTTTCAGGTGGGTCATGTACCAAGTTAGGAACAGGTTGCAGACATACTGACTAAACCGTTAGCAGTAAATTTTTTCAACAAGTTTCGAAGTCAACTTCGAGTGTCAACCAGTGGAGTGTTAGTGATGGCAGAGGGAGGAACAAGCTAGGGGCATGTTAGAGATAAGAAGTCAGTAGTTAGTTAGTTAGCTAAGGTTGTTATCAACTATCAAGTTAATTAACATCTATCTCTATTAAATGCATGTATGAGTTGGATTCTTTTACTCGTGTGATCTTGACATTATCAAATGCCAATGAGTAGCTACATAGCCAATTTGCATCCAAGTCTTTAAGTACACCTCCAATAGATATACTAAGACTGCTAGATGAAATTGCACCATCCGTGTTAAGCTTTATCCAACTTCTCTTCGGACGAGACCAATGCAACAACGTGTGCATGGGATTAGGTTGAACCAATTTCAATGTCGGCTCTACATAACTCCTCGCCCAAGTATAATCTGTATCCACAAGGCTTGAATACAACTATGACGGTTGcaaaaaacaaataaatttcaggttttcaaatcatttgaatttttacttttaacattatttaatTTGTGATATTTAACTTCTTATTATAAATTATGAAGTCTCCAAATTGTAATCCTCTGTGTAATTCAAATAATTACATTTGAATGGTCATCATTTTAAAATGatgttaacaaaaaaaaaagtgagactaaaattttcaaaaagtagaactagttttaattaaataaaaataaaagattaaatccATACAGTACAAGGACCATTCTCACAATTTTACCTATCTTTAAAATGTGAAATGTTTTTggcaaatttttttaatttctaaatttATCTTCAAATTTTTAAACTTCCAAATTCAACTTAAAGAAATTTGCAATTATTCTGAACAAACTGTCTGCCAAACTTCAATTCTATTAATGAGGGAGTGTattgatatttaatttaataatttttcctCTTCCATCATTTTCAAACGGAAAATGCATAGTTAAAATGTAAAAAACCCTCAGACTTCCTCAGAATCCCAGGTCTCAGTCAGTCCTCCTCAGCCCTCGCTCTTTTCAAAAGGTATTCCTCCATCCATCTCACAACAAGCTCGAACGCCACATTTTTTTTCCATAGTAATGTCTAGGGTTTTCAAAGGTTTGAGGGCGTTGTTAGCCTCCGCAGCGTCGTCTTCTtctgcagcagcagcagcagccaaGTTTTCTTCTTCTTCAGCTTCTACCGCTACTGCTGCCAAATCAGCTAAGTCAAAAGTGGCTCAGAAAACTCCGAAAAAGCCGATCGCTTCAAAGCCCAAGACTGAAAAACCAGCTACTCCTCGAACTACCACTCGACCCTCTGGGATTTTTAAACTTACCCCTGTTTCGCCTGCTTTGGCTCGATTCCTTGGAGCCCCAGAGGCTTCCCGTTCCGATGCTGTCAAGCAGCTCTGGAGCTATATCAAATCCCAGAACCTTCAGGTTCTCTCCATCTCTATTGCGTCCTATATAAAGTTATATTATTTGGTGTAAATAAATGTGGGCTTGAGTAAATATCTGGGAAAATGTTGTTCAATTTTGGTAGTTAATGTGTACCATTTATTAATGTTTCTTGTTGCGAGTTGTTTGCTTGATGGCTTTATGAGGTTTCTTTACCCTTTCCATGGGCATTTTTTCCCTCTATAAtatatttattctattttttctGTGCTTGTTAATGCTGGGGTTTGGACCTGTTTGGTGTTTATTGTTCAAGAGTGGTTAAGCTGGCAGCTGTAGTAGGAttaattttatgaatattcaTTTGCTACAGTTAGTTTCATTGCTGGAGATTGGATTGTTATGGTTCATAAATCTAAGTTTAGCACTTTGTAAGAGTATCTGAAAATTTTTATGGTTCATAAATCTAAGTTTAGCCCTTTGTAAGAGTATTTGAAATCGATTCTTGGATTGCGAGTttaaaaggattttttttttttcagatgtTTCCTTTTGTATTTTTTGAAGTGACATGTATAGGAGAAAACTAATTATAACTGAGAGGAAGGGATGTGAGTAGAAGGCATATTAGTTTCTTCATGTAAGAAAGTGAAGTAAAGGTGAAAGGAAATGAGGGAATGTTCCAAACGTGATTTTTAGAACTTAGGATTCTCTGCTTTAATTAAGCCTTAGGTTATCCCACCATAGCCCTTCTTATTGCATTTCCTGATTTTCCACATTCTAAGGTCATGTTTGGATTTTGGGTTTGGGATTGGAACTCTGTAATGGATCTTCTCTCGGTTCCTGTTTCTTGTGACAAATGGTGTATTCGTTTACCTTTCCACAGTT
This is a stretch of genomic DNA from Gossypium arboreum isolate Shixiya-1 chromosome 11, ASM2569848v2, whole genome shotgun sequence. It encodes these proteins:
- the LOC108473831 gene encoding upstream activation factor subunit UAF30-like, coding for MSRVFKGLRALLASAASSSSAAAAAAKFSSSSASTATAAKSAKSKVAQKTPKKPIASKPKTEKPATPRTTTRPSGIFKLTPVSPALARFLGAPEASRSDAVKQLWSYIKSQNLQNPANKKEIFCDEKLKTIFDGKEKVGFLEIGKMLSRHFMKSS